The Planktothrix agardhii NIES-204 genomic interval GTGGGACTCTGGGAACTCAGTGAAATATGACATCTTAAATAATCAATAATTTCTATCTCATGCCCCCGTTGTTCCCCTGCTTGCCTGATTCTTCTAGTAGAATATAGGGAACCATCCTGGGATAAGATTGCAATTTTCATAAATAAACTTTGTTGTTGGGCTTTAGCCCCTCCTAAGAGCGCTAAAGCGCAACAACGAGGGCTTAGGTTTTTGGGTTTTTGGGACGATTAGGAGAACGATAGAAGGGACGTTTAACCACCGTTGCTGGGTAGGTTTTGCCCCGAATTTCAATATCTAAAGATTGACCAATTTTGGATAATGCTGTGGGAACATAGGCCATAGAAATGGCTTTTCCTAACGTTGGTGATAGAGTTCCACTGGTAATTTCTCCCACGGTTTGACCATTAAATAAAACCGGATATCCGTGACGAGCAATATGGCGTCCTTGCATTTCTAAACCGACTAATTTTTGAGTTACTCCGGCAGCTTTTTGCTGTTCTAAAGCTTGACGACCAATAAATTTTCCTTTAGTTTCCCAATGAATAATCCAATTTAAACCCGCTTCTAAGGGAGTTGTAGTTAAACTAATATCTTGTCCATATAAAGCCATTGCCGCTTCTAAACGCAGGGTATCTCTAGCACCTAAACCACAGGGAATTACCCCCGCAGTGGCTAAACTTTTCCATAATTCCACACCAACAGAAGGAGCAACCATCACTTCAAAACCATCTTCTCCGGTGTATCCGGTGCGGGCGATGAAGGCTGGTTTTCCGAGTACGGTGGTGGTAATATGACCAAAAAATTTAACTTCAGAAAGACTATCCCCGACAAAAGGCTGTAATGTGGCTTCAGCCTGGGGCCCTTGAACCGCTAATAGGACTTTATCTCGCGATAAGTCTTCTAATACTATCGCCTGATCCTCAATATGGGCAATGATCCAAGCCTTATCTCTGGATTTTGTCGCCGCATTCACAATCATTACCCCTTGCGGCAGATTCGTTACCGGGTCAATCCCCTGATCATAAAAAATAATATCGTCTAAAATTCCCCCCTGGGCATTTAAGAGGGCGCTATATTGGGCTTCACCTGGCTGTAAACGGCTCAAATCCGAAGGGACAAGGGATTGTAAGGCTTCGATGAGTTTTTCCCCACGCAGAATAAATTTGCCCATGTGGGAGATATCAAACATTCCCACCGCTTGACGGACAGCTTCATGTTCTCGGTTAATTCCGCTAAATTGAACCGCCATTTCCCAACCTGCGAAGGGCACCATGCGGCCATTCAGTTCAACGGAGACGTTATACAGGGGAGTATGAGAAAGGGTCGTTGTCATGTTCAGTATCAGGTTTCGGTTTTCGGGTGACGATGGGTTTTTGGGTCAATCGTTGAATTTCTCCCGTTGTGATTATCATACTACCGTTGTTAAACCAATTCTTAATACCCAACAACTGAGTTCTGATATTAGAATGGTTAGAACCGCTCAATTGTAGTTTTACAGGATTTATTCATGTCAATATTGGCAGCGATCGCCGTTCTTGCAGTATTAATTTTTGTTCATGAACTGGGGCATTTTTTAGCCGCCCGTCTCCAACATATCCATGTTAATCGTTTTTCGATTGGCTTTGGCCCGATATTATGGAAATATCAAGGGTCAGAAACCGAGTATGCAATTCGAGGTTTACCCTTGGGGGGATATGTGGGGTTTCCCGATGATGATCCTGAGAGTACGATTCCTAAAAATGATCCGAATTTACTGAGTAATCGTCCCGTTTTAGATCGGGCGATTGTGATTAGTGCGGGGGTAATTGCTAATTTGATTTTTGCCTATTTTTTATTGGTGACTCAAATTGGAATTATTGGGGTTCCTAGTTTTAACCCGGAACCGGGGGTGAAAGTTGCAGAAGTTACTCAAAATGTCAGTTCTGCGGCCAACCGAGCCGGAATTGAATCTAAAGATATTATTTTGGCTGTAGATGGTCAGGAATTAGGGGCTTCTGAAACTTCAATTAAAACCTTGATTGAAGCCATTAAAACCCATCCAAATCAACCTTTATCAGTACAGATTAAAAGACAGGATCAACTGGTATCTGTTAACCTGGTTCCCGATTTAGCAAGTGATGGGAAAGGTCGGATTGGAGTACAGTTAACCGCGAATGGCACGATTGTTCGTCATCGGGCTGCGAACCCAATTGAGGCATTAAGTAAGGGTGCAACGGAATTTCAACGGATTATTAACTTAACTGCATCTGGTTTCGGACAACTAATTAGTCGATTTAGTGAAACCGCAGAACAGTTATCTGGCCCGGTGGGAATTGTCAAATTTGGGGCCGATATTGCCCGTTCTGATCCGTGGAATTTACTGCAATTTGCGGCGTTAATTAGTATTAACTTAGCCTTCATTAATATTCTACCCCTTCCGGCTTTAGATGGCGGTCAGTTAGCCTTTTTGTTATTTGAAGCCCTGAGTGGTAAACCCTTACCTGAGAAAATTCAAGAAAATGTGATGCAAACGGGTTTGATGTTGTTATTAGGATTAGGGGTTTTCTTGATTATTCGAGATACGATTAATCTTACGGATTTAGGTTGGGTGCGATCGCTATTTCAACAGTAAATAATTAATATGGTGACTCAGAAAAAGCGTAACCCAAAACAACGCGCCTTGGAAATTTTATTACGACTAAAACGCTTGTATCCCGATGCAACCTGTAGTTTAAATTATCAAACTCCGGTGCAATTATTAGTCGCCACAATTCTATCGGCTCAATGCACAGATGAACGGGTAAATCAAGTGACTCCGGCTCTATTTGCTCGGTTTCCCGACGCCCAAAGTTTAGCCAAAGCCGATATTACGGAACTGGAAACCCTAGTCAGGTCAACGGGGTTCTATCGGAACAAAGCCCGCCATATACAAGGCTCCTGTCAACTGTTGGCGGAAAAATACGGGGGACAACCGCCAAAAGTGATGGAACAACTCTTAGAACTCCCAGGGGTAGCTCGTAAGACCGCTAACGTGGTGTTAGCCCATGGCTATGGGATTAATATGGGGGTGACGGTGGATACCCATGTTAAACGGCTGAGTCAACGGCTAGGACTGACTTCCCATAACGATCCAATTCGGATTGAGCGGGATCTAATGCCTTTGATTCCCCGGGAGGATTGGGAAAATTGGTCAATTCGCTTAATTTATCATGGTCGGGCCGTCTGTACAGCGCGTAGTCCAATGTGTTATAATTGCGAATTGTCTGATTTATGCCCCTCTGCTCAAGGATCAACCGTCCCCAGCGCAGGAAAAAAACTTGGCTTTAGCATAAATAATTATTTACAAGGAGAACAGCCTTAATATGGCTAAAAAAAGCATGATTGAGCGCAATAATAAGCGCAAAAGAACGGTAGAAAAATATGCGGAAAAACGCGCCGATCTGAAAGACCAATTTGAGCAAGCTGGGTCTCAATTGGAAAAAATGGAAATTCACCGCAAAATCCAACAACTCCCCCGCGATAGTTCCAGAACCCGTGTCAGAAACCGTTGCTGGTTAACTGGACGCCCCAGAGGGTTCTATCGGGATTTTGGATTGTCTCGTAACGTTATCCGTGAAATGGCCCACGCAGGATTATTACCCGGTGTGGTTAAGTCCAGTTGGTAATAGATAGGGGCGAGATATCCGACGGTGGGTATCAAATGTCAGCTAAAAATAAGCTATAAAACTGAAAGTTAGTTGATTTTTTCTGATATAACAGGGAACAGCCCCCCAAACCCCCCGTGCACGGGCAGGGCTGTTTCATTTTCCATTGCCAACCCCTAAGACCTAACCCCCCAACCCCCTTCCCTAGTAAGGTTCCAAAAGTAATCCGATACCACCCTTGGCGCAGTCCTTATGCAATGGGTAAGGTTAGAACCGGGGTTCGCCATTCTCCTGTTTCTAAATTTTGCCAACTTAGTCGAATTAATCATGAATAAACTCTTAATTACAGGAGCTAGTGGTTTTTTAGGATGGCATCTTTGCCAACTTGCTCAAACTCAATGGCAAGTATATGGCTTAACTCATTCTCAAACTATTGATATTCCTAATATTTATCTTTTTAAGACAGATTTAACGGATATTCCAGGATTAAAAAATCTATTTCAAGAAATTAAACCCGATGCGGTTATTCATGCTGCGGCTCAATCTCAACCCAACTTTTGTCAACAGTATCCTGAAATATCCTATCAAATTAATGTTATCGCTTCTTGGGAAATTGCTAAGCTTTGTGCTGAGTTGAATATTCCCTGTGTTTTTACTTCAACGGACTTAGTATTTAATGGTTTAAATCCACCCTATACGGAAACCGATCCCGTATCCCCAATTAGTTATTATGGGGAACAAAAAGTATTAGCTGAACAGGGAATGTTAGAACGCTATCCTCGAACAACTATTTGCAGAATGCCCTTAATGTTTGGGGATGTTCCTAACCATACCACCAGTTTTATTCAGCCTTTTATTAAAACTTTAAAAGCAGGAAAAGAGTTAAATTTATTTGTAGATGAATTTAGAACTCCCGTGGGGGGAAATACCGCAGCTAAGGGATTATTATTATTAGCCCTAGAAAATATATCAGGAATTTTGCATTTAGGAGGAAAAGAACGGATTTCTCGTTATGAATTTGGCTTACTCATGGCTGATATTTTAGAGCTTCCAAAGCATTTAATTAAACCCTGTTCTCAAGTGGATATTAAAATGTTAGCACCTCGTCCTCCTGATGTTTCTTTAGATAGTTATAAAGCCTTTAATTTAGGATATCAGCCCCGATCAATTCGGGAGGAATTAAGTAGATTAATAGTAGATTAATAATTCTCATGGTAAGCTAGAATCTATAATGCAATACATGAGCGAGAGAATAGATATCAAAAAACAACAATACCATTCGCTAAAAATAAACAAATAGGAGCATCAATTTATGTACAACACGAAAGCTTATTCCGCAGCCAGTGCAACATCAGCGCTGTCCTCCACCCAGATCGGACGACGGGATCTAACCGAACACGACGTACAGATTGAGATCCTTTTCTGCGGTATCTGCCACTCCGACATCCATTCGGTGCGTAACGAGTGGAGCAGCGTCATGCCCACTACCTACCCAATTGTCCCCGGTCATGAGATCGTCGGCCGTGTTACCCAGGTTGGCTCGGCAGTTACGAAGTACAAGCCCGATGACCTCGCTGCGGTTGGTTGCCTGGTTGACTCCGATGGTACTTGCCCCCATTGCCAAGCTAATCTTGAGCAGTTCTGCCCGAACCTAACCTTCACCTTCAACTCTCCCGACAAGCACCTCGGAGGCGTTACTTATGGGGGCTACTCCGATAGTATTGTTGTTGATGAACGCTTCGTTCTACGAGTTCCTACTAACCTCAATCTCCCTGGAGTCGCGCCACTTCTGTGCGCCGGGATTACAACCTACTCACCCCTGCGTCACTGGGGCGTTACTAAAGGTAAGAAAGTTGGCGTGGTCGGTCTTGGTGGGCTCGGTCACATGGGGGTGAAATTTGCTCATGCGTTTGGAGCCCATGTCGTTGTCTTTACGACTTCACCCGATAAGAAAGAAGACGCGCTCCGTCTTGGTGCCGACGAAGTGGTTGTCTCCCGCAACGCCGACGAGATTCAGCAGCACGCTGGCAGTTTCGATTTTATTCTCGATACCGTCTCCGCTAATCACGATATTAACGCCTATCTCAACCTGCTTCGCCTTGACGGTAACATCACCCTTGTCGGTGTCCCGGAGAAACCCCTGGATGTTTCGGCATTCAGCCTGATCATGGCTCGCCGCAGTCTTTCTGGCTCTAGCATCGGTGGGATCGCCGAAACCCAAGAGATGCTCGACTTTTGTGGCAAACACAACATCACTGCCGATGTCGAAGTTATCCCAATCCAGAAGGTTAACGAAGCCTACGAGCGACTGCTCAAGTCCGATGTGAAGTACCGCTTCTGCATAGATATGGCATCCCTTAAATCTGCATAACCGAGTTGGAAACTCGAAGTGGTTATCCGTTAACAAACTTATCGGGAGTCATGGGTAAGTCTCGCAGGCACTTACCTGTGGCATGATAAATGATAACTGATGACTGAAATTCAAGCTGAAAGTTTAATCAATAAACTTGTAACTTTTGCGCCTAAACTTTCTACATCCTGCTGTTGTTTGGGATCTTTTAAATTTCCATCGGGATTAAAGGCTTCAAAGGCTTGAGAAATAGAGCGTTGTTGAGGAATAACTAATACCCCAATACTTTCTAAAATAGCCCGAACATGAACTAACCCGCGCATTCCTCCAAACCCTCCAGGGGAGGCGCTCATAATCGCTGCAATTTTATTATTAAAACAAGCTAATCCGGGTAAATTGGGTTCGGGACGGGATGCCCAATCAATGGCATTTTTTAATAACGGTGTAATCGAACTATTATACTCAGGACAGGCAATTAATAAGCCTTGATGGGCTAACATTAAATCTTTAAATTCACGAACAGCTACCGGAATGCCCTGTTGGGCTTCTAAATCTTCATCAAATAAAGGCATCGGGAAATCCCGTAAATCAATATAGGTGACTTCCACCCCGGCTGTTTTGGCTCCGGCGGCTGCAATTTGGACTAACTTTTTATTATAGGAAGTTTCCTTAGCACTTCCAGCAAAGGCGAGAATTTTGGGAGAATTTACCATGATGGTATCCTAATTATTTCTGCGTATTATTATAAGTTAAAGTTGGGGAATTTGCCAAATTTTTTGCTTGAATAATCGGGCAAAAATCCGATAATTGTTGCAGATGAGTTAGGGTGATTTCAGGTTTATCTCGGTACATGGTCACCTGTCCACTAATATAGACATAACTCCGTCCTAACCCCGTATATCGTTTATTAATTAAATGAATGATAGGAGAATCTTTATTATTACTAGCTTCAGGAATCCATAATTTTAAATTCCGATCTTTTGTTCCAGTATGAATAATCCCACTATTGCCAATCCATTTAGTAATTCCCTCCTGTAAATCACAGAAAATAGTAATAGATTGTTGCTTCATTGCTGCTAATAATATATTAGGATAATCTAAACGCACGGATAACACGCCATTCGGTTGTCCATAGCGACGAAAATCATCCACAATCGCAGCGCGTAACGACCACCAAGGCATTAAAATAGTATAGTTTCTAAAGGCACTACTTTCGTTGGTTTGGCGATTCCAAATCATGCGATTATGGGCTTGGGCATCGGCTTCAGCCCGCATCATTTCTTGATGATATAATCGAGAATTTCCATATTTAATAAAATAAGGACTCCACCCTTCCTTAATTAATTTTAAATTATAATTTTCTCCCTGTTTATGAACATAACAAATTAATCGTCCGTGATGATCTCGATATTTTTCTAAACACACTTCTGCTGGTTCATTGCCATCAAATTCAATATCGACTTTTGTTAAAAAACCATGTTCATTCATAAAATATTGTTGTGCCATTTCTGCGGCGGCAATTCCCGCATTTGTTCGGGGTTTAGAATCATGGTTGAGTATTTCTTCGGTATCCACACAATCGAGTCTTAAAAATTCCCGCTTATCATTGAGTAACACCTTAATGGTGTCCCCATCCACGACTTTTGTGACTTGTAAATTCTTAATCCGAGTTCCCACAATATTTGATTTTCCTTTTCGTTATAATTGATACAATTTCTCTTGGTACTGGCATTAATCGTCGTCGCCATAATACCATAGTTGGTTAAAATTGCATCCTAAATATTGATTAAGATGAAACTTATTAGGTATAATTATTAAAGATGAATGATCCTAACCTGATTTTACAGGTTGTTTTTTACAAATCTGAACTTGACAATGAGCCTGTTAGAGAATGGCTAAAGTCCTTTCAGTTAGACAAGGAGATTTTTCTCATGGCACTGATGACAATAAAAGACTTAGAAAACTTACAAGCAACTCTCTCGGAAGCTGGACAGGATTACCAATTAGAACTTGAAAATGGGAAAATTATCGTTATGGGGCCATCAGATATTATCTCTAGCGAAATAGGTGTCCGTTTAATTGCCTTTCTTTTCGCTTGGGTTGAACCTCGTCGCTTAGGGCGAATATTTGACTCCGCAGGAGGTTTTATCATGCCCGATACTAACTTAAAAGCACCAGATGTTTCTTTTGTTCGTGCATCTCAGCTACAACAAAGTGTCCGATACTTTGCCAAATTAGTTCCAGATTTAGTTGTAGAAATTAAATCTCAAAGTGATCGAGTTAAAACACTAGAAAAAAAACTCAAAAAGTTTTTAGAATTAGGTGCAATTGTGGGAATTTTGATTGACCCTGATGAATTGACTGTTACCGTTTATCGACCGACAGGGGAACCCATTATATTAGCAAATGAAGATATTTTAACTCTACCCGAACTATTTCCCGGTTGGGAATTATCAATTTCTGCATTATGGCCGCCTATTTTCACAGAAGCAGAAGTTGATGATTAAACGAGAGGTTCTATTAAATCAATAATTTGCTCAAATTGATATTGACGCACCAGTTTAGTCAAGATTTTAGCTAAAGCAGCGTCGGTTTCAGGAATTTCTGGAATTAATCTCATGATTTGCTGCTCATCTGCTTCGAGAACTGCTCGATATAATATACGATTTCCTTGATTATCGGCTGAATAAGCTGATTTATAAACTGTGATAAATTTTAAATACTATAAAAAATCTAGGGAAGATCACAAAATCAACACTAATAACTGATAACTGATAACTGATAACTGATAACTAATAACTGATAACTAATAACTAATAACTGATAACTGATAACTGATAACTGATAACTGATAACTGATTTACGCCCCTCCCCGCAATTTCTCTAATACACTGCGATCCTGTAGCGTAGAAGTATCTCCCGTAATTTCCTGACCCGACGCCAGCGATCGCAATAAGCGCCGCATAATCTTCCCAGACCGGGTTTTAGGTAGATCATCCGTAAACCGAATTTCCCCAGGACGGGCTAAGGCGCCAATTTCCTTGACAACGTGCTTCTTGAGTTCCTGTGCTAACTCATCGGACGCTTCCTTGCCTTCTTCTAAGGTGACAAAGGCGACAATCTCCTCACCCTTAATCTCATCGGGTTTCCCAACCACCGCAGCCTCAGCCACCGCGTGATGGGAGACTAAGGCCGACTCAATTTCCATTGTCCCTAAACGATGTCCCGACACACTGATCACGTCATCCACCCGACCCATGACCCAGAAATAGCCCTCCCGGTCTTGATGGGCTCCATCCCCGGCAAAATAGAGGGGAATACCATCTTTTGGTTTCAAATATTCCCAATAGGTGCGCCGGAAACGATCGGGGTCACCATATATCGTCCGCATCATTCCCGGCCAAGGATACCGCACCACCAAATAACCACCACTATCATCGGTTACGGGATTTCCTTCGGTGTCTACCACATCCGCTAAAATCCCAGGAAAGGGTAAGGTAGCCGAACCGGGTTTGGTGGGAGTCGCCCCGGGTAAGGGGGTAATCATGAACCCGCCCGTTTCCGTTTGCCACCAGGTATCGACAATGGGGCATTTACCGTTACCAATTACCCGTTGATACCACATCCAAGCTTCGGGGTTAATCGGTTCTCCCACGGTTCCTAATAGGCGCAGAGACGATAAATTACGGGACTTGGGATGGTGTTCTCCCATTTTCATAAATGACCGAATTGCTGTGGGTGCAGTATAGAATATCGTCACCCCGTATTTTTCCACCACATCCCAGAAACAACCGGGGTTAGAAGTACGCGGCGCTCCTTCATACATTAGGGTTGTCGCCCCATTGGATAAGGGCCCATAGACAATATAACTGTGTCCAGTAATCCAACCGACATCGGCCGTACACCAATAGACATCGGTATCCTGTAGGTCAAAAGCCCATTTATTGGTAATGTGGGTATAGAGGTTATATCCGCCCGTGGTGTGAACAACGCCCTTGGGTTTGCCCGTTGTCCCACTGGTGTAGAGGATAAATAACATATCTTCACTATCCATCGGTTCGGCGGGACAGTCGGCGGAAACTCCCTGTCTGAGATCATGCCACCAATGATCCCGTCCGGGTTCCATATTGATTTTTTGGTTAGTTCTTTGTACCACTAAAACGTTATCAATACTGGTAGCCCCGGCTTCAATGGCTTTATCGACTTGTTCTTTTAAGGGAACAATGGCATCTTTACGCCAGCCACCATCGGCGGTAATCACTAATTTAGCTTCGGCGTCTACTAACCGATCTTTAAGTGCTTCTCCGCTAAACCCCCCAAAGACAACGGTATGGGGCGCACCAATGCGGGCACAGGCTAACATAGCAATGGCGGCTTCGGGTATCATGGGCATATAAATGCCAATCCGATCGCCTTTTTGCGCTCCTAACTGTTTGAGAACGTTCGCCATTTGACAGACTTCTCGATGCAGTTGGAAGTAAGTTAAAGTTCGGGTATCGCCCGGTTCTCCTTCCCAAATTAAGGCGGCTTTATTTTTCCGCCAAGTGGTTAAGTGCCGATCTAAACAATTATAGGAAATATTAATTTTGCCATTGACAAACCATTTAGCAAAAGGCGGTTGCCAGTCTAAAACCTGATCCCATTTTTGAAACCAATGGAGTTCTGTTTCCGCTAGTTCTGCCCAGAACGCTTCGGGGTTGGCCTTAGCTTTTTCATAGAGTTGTTTATACTCCTCTAAGGTTTTAATGTGGGCATTCTGGGAAAACTCAGGATTAGG includes:
- a CDS encoding NADPH-dependent FMN reductase, with the translated sequence MVNSPKILAFAGSAKETSYNKKLVQIAAAGAKTAGVEVTYIDLRDFPMPLFDEDLEAQQGIPVAVREFKDLMLAHQGLLIACPEYNSSITPLLKNAIDWASRPEPNLPGLACFNNKIAAIMSASPGGFGGMRGLVHVRAILESIGVLVIPQQRSISQAFEAFNPDGNLKDPKQQQDVESLGAKVTSLLIKLSA
- the hik12_2 gene encoding two-component hybrid sensor and regulator, whose amino-acid sequence is MRLIPEIPETDAALAKILTKLVRQYQFEQIIDLIEPLV
- the nth gene encoding endonuclease III, whose amino-acid sequence is MVTQKKRNPKQRALEILLRLKRLYPDATCSLNYQTPVQLLVATILSAQCTDERVNQVTPALFARFPDAQSLAKADITELETLVRSTGFYRNKARHIQGSCQLLAEKYGGQPPKVMEQLLELPGVARKTANVVLAHGYGINMGVTVDTHVKRLSQRLGLTSHNDPIRIERDLMPLIPREDWENWSIRLIYHGRAVCTARSPMCYNCELSDLCPSAQGSTVPSAGKKLGFSINNYLQGEQP
- a CDS encoding putative zinc metalloprotease, with protein sequence MSILAAIAVLAVLIFVHELGHFLAARLQHIHVNRFSIGFGPILWKYQGSETEYAIRGLPLGGYVGFPDDDPESTIPKNDPNLLSNRPVLDRAIVISAGVIANLIFAYFLLVTQIGIIGVPSFNPEPGVKVAEVTQNVSSAANRAGIESKDIILAVDGQELGASETSIKTLIEAIKTHPNQPLSVQIKRQDQLVSVNLVPDLASDGKGRIGVQLTANGTIVRHRAANPIEALSKGATEFQRIINLTASGFGQLISRFSETAEQLSGPVGIVKFGADIARSDPWNLLQFAALISINLAFINILPLPALDGGQLAFLLFEALSGKPLPEKIQENVMQTGLMLLLGLGVFLIIRDTINLTDLGWVRSLFQQ
- the gcvT gene encoding putative glycine cleavage T-protein encodes the protein MTTTLSHTPLYNVSVELNGRMVPFAGWEMAVQFSGINREHEAVRQAVGMFDISHMGKFILRGEKLIEALQSLVPSDLSRLQPGEAQYSALLNAQGGILDDIIFYDQGIDPVTNLPQGVMIVNAATKSRDKAWIIAHIEDQAIVLEDLSRDKVLLAVQGPQAEATLQPFVGDSLSEVKFFGHITTTVLGKPAFIARTGYTGEDGFEVMVAPSVGVELWKSLATAGVIPCGLGARDTLRLEAAMALYGQDISLTTTPLEAGLNWIIHWETKGKFIGRQALEQQKAAGVTQKLVGLEMQGRHIARHGYPVLFNGQTVGEITSGTLSPTLGKAISMAYVPTALSKIGQSLDIEIRGKTYPATVVKRPFYRSPNRPKNPKT
- a CDS encoding alcohol dehydrogenase; the encoded protein is MYNTKAYSAASATSALSSTQIGRRDLTEHDVQIEILFCGICHSDIHSVRNEWSSVMPTTYPIVPGHEIVGRVTQVGSAVTKYKPDDLAAVGCLVDSDGTCPHCQANLEQFCPNLTFTFNSPDKHLGGVTYGGYSDSIVVDERFVLRVPTNLNLPGVAPLLCAGITTYSPLRHWGVTKGKKVGVVGLGGLGHMGVKFAHAFGAHVVVFTTSPDKKEDALRLGADEVVVSRNADEIQQHAGSFDFILDTVSANHDINAYLNLLRLDGNITLVGVPEKPLDVSAFSLIMARRSLSGSSIGGIAETQEMLDFCGKHNITADVEVIPIQKVNEAYERLLKSDVKYRFCIDMASLKSA
- the acs gene encoding acetyl-coenzyme A synthetase, whose amino-acid sequence is MSQPTIESILQENRLFQPNPEFSQNAHIKTLEEYKQLYEKAKANPEAFWAELAETELHWFQKWDQVLDWQPPFAKWFVNGKINISYNCLDRHLTTWRKNKAALIWEGEPGDTRTLTYFQLHREVCQMANVLKQLGAQKGDRIGIYMPMIPEAAIAMLACARIGAPHTVVFGGFSGEALKDRLVDAEAKLVITADGGWRKDAIVPLKEQVDKAIEAGATSIDNVLVVQRTNQKINMEPGRDHWWHDLRQGVSADCPAEPMDSEDMLFILYTSGTTGKPKGVVHTTGGYNLYTHITNKWAFDLQDTDVYWCTADVGWITGHSYIVYGPLSNGATTLMYEGAPRTSNPGCFWDVVEKYGVTIFYTAPTAIRSFMKMGEHHPKSRNLSSLRLLGTVGEPINPEAWMWYQRVIGNGKCPIVDTWWQTETGGFMITPLPGATPTKPGSATLPFPGILADVVDTEGNPVTDDSGGYLVVRYPWPGMMRTIYGDPDRFRRTYWEYLKPKDGIPLYFAGDGAHQDREGYFWVMGRVDDVISVSGHRLGTMEIESALVSHHAVAEAAVVGKPDEIKGEEIVAFVTLEEGKEASDELAQELKKHVVKEIGALARPGEIRFTDDLPKTRSGKIMRRLLRSLASGQEITGDTSTLQDRSVLEKLRGGA
- a CDS encoding dTDP-4-dehydrorhamnose reductase, yielding MQWVRLEPGFAILLFLNFANLVELIMNKLLITGASGFLGWHLCQLAQTQWQVYGLTHSQTIDIPNIYLFKTDLTDIPGLKNLFQEIKPDAVIHAAAQSQPNFCQQYPEISYQINVIASWEIAKLCAELNIPCVFTSTDLVFNGLNPPYTETDPVSPISYYGEQKVLAEQGMLERYPRTTICRMPLMFGDVPNHTTSFIQPFIKTLKAGKELNLFVDEFRTPVGGNTAAKGLLLLALENISGILHLGGKERISRYEFGLLMADILELPKHLIKPCSQVDIKMLAPRPPDVSLDSYKAFNLGYQPRSIREELSRLIVD
- the rpsN gene encoding 30S ribosomal protein S14 — translated: MAKKSMIERNNKRKRTVEKYAEKRADLKDQFEQAGSQLEKMEIHRKIQQLPRDSSRTRVRNRCWLTGRPRGFYRDFGLSRNVIREMAHAGLLPGVVKSSW